In the Methanobrevibacter boviskoreani JH1 genome, one interval contains:
- a CDS encoding CBS domain-containing protein, translated as MKDINTKNLKSRNKGSVERETKLSEHDGDLMSLASKDVITVPPTTTIKDTAQLMIDNEFRRIPVTDPGSGKLLGIVTCMDIINFLGGGDKYNIIKYKCNDNYLSAINEPIKEIMTRGVITMNHKSTIRESVKVMVDNHVGAMPIVDKEDKLVGIVTERDFALSLAGVLTDQLVQDYMTTDVITITPGTSFDYVTKFMVRNSFRRLPIVSEDENIPEHTPEKLVGIVTSTDILRYFIDKKFFSQMKTNSAEELLGDLKISEVMSKGARTVEPLTRLGDFSELLKEKNIGGVPVVKNDKVLGIITERDILKAINDS; from the coding sequence ATGAAAGATATTAACACTAAAAATTTAAAATCCAGAAATAAAGGATCTGTTGAACGTGAAACTAAACTATCTGAGCATGACGGGGATTTAATGAGTTTAGCAAGTAAAGATGTTATTACTGTACCTCCTACTACAACCATTAAAGACACTGCTCAATTAATGATAGATAATGAATTCAGGAGGATTCCTGTTACAGACCCTGGTTCTGGAAAACTTTTAGGTATTGTAACCTGTATGGATATTATTAATTTCTTAGGTGGTGGAGATAAATACAATATCATAAAATACAAATGTAATGATAATTATCTTTCAGCAATCAACGAACCAATTAAGGAAATCATGACTCGTGGTGTAATCACTATGAATCATAAATCTACTATTCGTGAATCTGTTAAAGTCATGGTTGATAATCATGTTGGTGCAATGCCAATTGTAGATAAAGAAGACAAATTAGTTGGTATTGTTACAGAAAGAGATTTCGCTTTATCTCTAGCTGGCGTATTAACTGATCAATTAGTTCAAGATTACATGACTACTGATGTAATCACTATTACCCCAGGTACTTCCTTTGACTATGTAACCAAATTTATGGTAAGAAACAGTTTCAGGAGATTACCAATCGTAAGTGAAGATGAGAATATTCCAGAACATACTCCAGAAAAACTTGTTGGAATTGTTACATCAACTGATATTTTAAGATACTTCATTGATAAAAAATTCTTCTCTCAAATGAAGACTAACAGTGCAGAGGAATTATTAGGAGATCTTAAAATTTCTGAGGTTATGTCTAAAGGTGCAAGAACTGTTGAACCATTAACTAGACTTGGAGATTTCTCTGAATTATTAAAAGAGAAGAATATTGGTGGAGTTCCAGTAGTTAAAAACGATAAAGTTCTTGGAATTATCACTGAAAGAGATATTCTTAAAGCTATTAATGATAGTTAG
- a CDS encoding 7-carboxy-7-deazaguanine synthase QueE, whose amino-acid sequence MLEAPIVEIFSSIQGEGLLVGRRQIFVRFAGCNLDCNYCDTEDSKSVKNGELKSVDYVVDRINSLKTEDLHSISFTGGEPLLYADFIRKVIDRIDTPSFLETNGTFPNEIKKLDNLDYVSLDIKLPEHFDGDYNNKIFDREIESVNILLENSIKVYCKIVLFPESGLDYVENLASRMSNEINDKDLVSVVIQPVSPISRWKNSKDLLFKFSQAIGKYMDVLTIPQLHKFLEIE is encoded by the coding sequence ATGTTAGAAGCACCAATTGTTGAAATATTTTCATCTATTCAGGGTGAAGGTCTTTTAGTAGGTAGAAGGCAGATATTTGTCAGATTTGCAGGATGTAATTTGGATTGTAATTACTGCGATACTGAAGATTCCAAATCTGTTAAAAACGGGGAACTTAAATCAGTAGATTATGTGGTAGATAGAATCAACAGTCTTAAAACAGAGGACTTACATTCCATATCCTTCACTGGTGGGGAACCTCTCTTATATGCAGACTTTATAAGAAAAGTCATTGATAGAATTGATACTCCCAGTTTTCTTGAAACTAATGGTACCTTTCCTAATGAAATTAAAAAACTAGATAATCTGGATTATGTGTCATTGGATATTAAATTACCAGAACACTTTGACGGTGATTATAACAATAAAATATTTGATAGGGAAATAGAATCAGTAAATATTCTACTGGAAAATTCAATTAAGGTATATTGTAAAATTGTTCTTTTTCCAGAGTCTGGTCTAGACTATGTTGAAAACTTAGCCTCAAGAATGAGTAATGAAATTAATGATAAGGATTTGGTTTCTGTTGTTATACAACCAGTTAGTCCAATTAGCAGGTGGAAAAATAGTAAGGATTTGCTTTTTAAATTTTCACAGGCTATTGGTAAATATATGGATGTTTTAACAATTCCCCAGTTACATAAATTCTTGGAAATTGAATAA
- a CDS encoding 6-carboxytetrahydropterin synthase QueD — MKIIINGINANLRFSAAHIIPGHETCGFIHGHSYFVDIEIEGEKAGEYDFVVDFKQVKPIVKGLCDSLDHRLLIPIYNGVMDFNGIDNDNISIESFDKYGSVQFKIGKKGYTIPKEDCVLLPLKYTSAEALSEYFVNKLSEALKDNKNIHSISACVNEGIGQGAMFTKILD, encoded by the coding sequence ATGAAAATAATTATTAATGGTATTAATGCTAATTTGAGATTCTCTGCAGCTCATATAATTCCAGGTCATGAAACCTGTGGATTTATTCATGGACATTCCTATTTTGTTGATATTGAAATTGAGGGTGAAAAGGCCGGAGAATATGATTTTGTTGTGGATTTTAAACAGGTAAAGCCAATTGTAAAAGGATTATGTGATAGTTTGGATCACAGGTTGTTAATTCCAATCTATAATGGGGTCATGGATTTCAATGGAATTGACAATGACAATATCTCTATTGAAAGCTTTGATAAATATGGTAGCGTACAATTTAAAATTGGTAAAAAGGGATATACTATCCCAAAAGAAGACTGTGTTCTTCTTCCCTTAAAATATACCTCAGCAGAAGCTTTATCCGAATACTTCGTAAATAAATTAAGTGAGGCTCTTAAAGATAATAAAAACATACACTCTATTTCCGCATGTGTAAATGAGGGTATTGGTCAAGGGGCTATGTTTACTAAAATTTTAGATTAA
- a CDS encoding DUF366 family protein: MSIIHKHIDKKFAYDGSQINPLWAFREFDIRGSSIISWRGPMNIRPDNIKDFADVGNEIKSDEMFHTMTEFFDCQPANMRIAYLRQRLLILIFNEKLAGKGVVAHRDGDDIYIDSRKLSVCIASATLSSMKIHFALNIHDSGTPDDVDTIGLFDIKDSEGNYIFDDDNILDFMNDVLDAYIDELETIELDISKTKLLDF, from the coding sequence ATGTCAATTATACATAAACACATTGATAAGAAATTTGCTTATGATGGAAGTCAAATAAATCCATTATGGGCTTTTAGAGAGTTTGATATTAGAGGTTCCTCAATTATATCCTGGAGAGGACCTATGAATATTCGTCCTGATAATATTAAGGATTTTGCAGATGTGGGTAATGAAATCAAATCCGATGAGATGTTTCATACCATGACTGAGTTTTTTGATTGTCAGCCTGCTAACATGAGAATTGCCTACTTGCGTCAAAGGCTTTTAATCTTAATATTTAATGAAAAACTAGCTGGAAAAGGTGTAGTTGCCCACCGTGATGGGGATGATATTTATATAGATTCCAGAAAACTTAGTGTATGTATTGCATCAGCAACACTCAGTTCAATGAAAATCCATTTCGCATTAAATATTCATGATAGCGGAACCCCTGATGATGTTGACACAATAGGATTATTTGACATTAAAGATTCAGAGGGTAACTATATCTTTGATGATGACAATATTCTCGATTTTATGAATGATGTTTTAGATGCATATATTGATGAACTAGAAACAATTGAATTGGATATAAGTAAAACTAAACTATTGGATTTTTAA
- a CDS encoding DNA polymerase subunit beta, whose protein sequence is MIEVRTRDFIHTKDDLYFASTNYLHPNNRIISFLRYIPNPNGDREKNGKKYSKVNSKEAFDYLKENHPDYLYFSEVANVPMMGVPIDKVDKIIRPEDRLKEIREGKDKKVTKETREKLIDLSDFFHYIAGIDYENLGISGSTCPGLQKAESSDLDFVVYGLENHRKAVNTFKKYHDQEVEVGEGESKRKIVLNPIQNEFWERLYHKRIKDDSLTKEEFCWYESRKFNRGVIRNTLFDILCTRNLDEVEGKYGDTRYEPQGIAEIECTITNSIQAMDNPAVYEITDVKLLDGVDVEITGLASFTHTYAGEVMEGERAVARGKVEKVITEGKKPWYRILVGSTRESIGEYIKLKDSPVDG, encoded by the coding sequence ATGATAGAAGTAAGAACTAGAGATTTTATACATACAAAAGACGATTTATACTTTGCATCAACTAATTATCTACATCCCAACAATAGAATCATTTCATTTTTAAGATACATCCCTAATCCAAATGGAGATAGGGAGAAAAACGGTAAGAAATATTCAAAAGTAAACTCAAAAGAGGCATTTGATTATTTAAAAGAAAACCATCCGGATTACCTATATTTCTCAGAAGTTGCTAACGTTCCAATGATGGGAGTACCAATAGACAAAGTAGATAAAATCATTAGACCAGAGGATAGACTTAAAGAGATTAGAGAAGGTAAAGACAAGAAAGTTACCAAGGAAACAAGGGAAAAGCTAATTGACTTATCTGATTTCTTCCACTATATTGCAGGTATCGATTATGAAAACTTAGGTATTTCCGGATCCACCTGTCCAGGACTTCAAAAGGCCGAAAGCTCAGATTTAGACTTTGTTGTTTATGGTTTGGAAAATCATAGAAAAGCAGTTAATACATTTAAAAAATACCATGATCAGGAAGTGGAAGTAGGGGAAGGAGAATCTAAAAGAAAAATAGTTCTTAATCCTATTCAAAATGAGTTTTGGGAAAGGTTATACCATAAGAGAATTAAAGATGACAGTTTAACTAAAGAGGAATTTTGCTGGTATGAATCAAGAAAGTTCAATAGGGGAGTAATCAGAAATACATTATTTGATATTCTATGTACTAGAAACCTTGATGAGGTTGAGGGAAAATATGGTGATACAAGATATGAACCTCAAGGCATTGCAGAAATAGAATGTACCATTACTAACTCAATCCAGGCAATGGATAATCCGGCAGTATATGAAATTACCGATGTAAAACTTTTAGACGGCGTAGATGTAGAGATAACAGGACTTGCATCATTTACACATACCTATGCAGGAGAGGTCATGGAAGGTGAAAGAGCTGTTGCAAGAGGAAAAGTTGAAAAAGTAATTACTGAAGGTAAAAAACCATGGTATAGAATTCTAGTAGGTTCAACAAGGGAATCTATTGGAGAATATATAAAACTAAAAGATAGTCCTGTAGATGGATAA
- a CDS encoding CRISPR-associated protein Cas4 has protein sequence MISLKKIKTYMYCPLKLYYEDNIHENEIKNERYEAGKRIKEIRLDIQDLIQRNLKRLNRNMDLKRIEQELSKNINYYINNQLNEIYDPEKYDIEDIEKYKNDLMQESKYNIRLLSLKSKRLMDLTNENGHNITERLFPTAMYNYILRDPELEITGIAEKIEIIQGKYYPIIFKTSIPPIKGVWDSDAIELAFTSILIEEEFETEVYVGFVDYVNIGERRPVVIDANLRKSLFRKIDYVRTILYNKEIPTAKYDLNKCKNCEFKDICLDDYENPIEI, from the coding sequence ATGATTAGTTTAAAAAAGATTAAAACCTATATGTACTGTCCATTAAAATTATACTATGAGGATAACATACATGAAAATGAGATTAAAAACGAAAGATACGAAGCTGGAAAAAGAATAAAAGAGATTAGACTTGATATTCAAGATTTAATTCAAAGAAATCTAAAAAGATTAAATAGGAACATGGATTTAAAAAGAATCGAACAAGAATTAAGTAAAAATATAAATTATTATATAAACAATCAATTAAACGAAATTTATGATCCCGAGAAATATGACATTGAGGATATTGAAAAATATAAAAATGATTTAATGCAGGAATCCAAATATAACATTCGACTATTAAGTTTAAAATCAAAAAGATTAATGGATTTAACCAATGAAAACGGCCATAACATCACCGAAAGACTATTTCCAACAGCAATGTATAATTATATCCTAAGAGATCCAGAGCTAGAAATTACAGGGATAGCTGAAAAAATAGAAATTATACAGGGAAAATACTACCCGATAATTTTTAAAACATCAATTCCACCTATAAAAGGTGTTTGGGATAGTGATGCCATTGAACTTGCATTTACCTCCATACTTATAGAAGAGGAGTTTGAAACAGAGGTTTATGTAGGGTTTGTAGATTATGTAAATATCGGAGAGCGAAGACCTGTGGTGATTGATGCAAACCTAAGAAAAAGTTTATTTAGAAAAATAGATTATGTAAGAACCATTCTTTATAATAAAGAAATTCCAACAGCAAAATATGATTTAAACAAATGTAAAAACTGTGAATTCAAAGACATTTGCTTGGACGATTATGAAAATCCAATAGAAATATAA
- a CDS encoding DUF5612 domain-containing protein — MNSYAITIKTKEKKGVLVQITDIISSFDINISFVNLFIDKKDIAFVNLELEDVNNITSLIEKLNTLDSVLSVNIHRSANDIFGKRILIYGGGAQVSQVALGAITEADRHNIRGERISVDTLPVVGEDAIAEAVNILSRTPRVKVLVLAGSLMGGKIVEEIKKLKKFNDLIVFSLNMPGGVAEVSDLVVTDPIQAGVMAVMQVADTAVFDYRKLPENKRRF, encoded by the coding sequence ATGAATAGTTATGCAATAACAATTAAAACAAAGGAAAAGAAAGGGGTATTAGTTCAAATAACAGATATCATATCTTCATTTGATATTAACATTTCTTTTGTAAATTTATTTATTGATAAAAAGGATATTGCTTTTGTAAACTTAGAATTGGAAGATGTTAACAATATTACATCTTTAATAGAAAAATTAAATACCTTGGATTCAGTTTTATCTGTGAATATTCACCGTTCTGCAAATGACATATTTGGAAAACGCATACTTATCTATGGTGGAGGAGCACAAGTATCACAAGTAGCATTAGGTGCAATCACAGAGGCAGACAGACATAATATCCGTGGTGAGAGAATAAGTGTAGATACATTACCTGTTGTAGGTGAGGATGCCATTGCTGAGGCGGTTAATATCTTAAGCAGGACTCCTAGAGTTAAGGTATTAGTTCTTGCTGGTTCTTTAATGGGTGGAAAAATAGTCGAGGAGATAAAGAAGCTTAAAAAATTCAATGATCTAATTGTTTTCAGTTTAAACATGCCTGGTGGCGTAGCTGAGGTTTCTGATTTGGTTGTAACTGATCCTATTCAGGCAGGTGTTATGGCTGTAATGCAAGTAGCAGATACTGCCGTATTTGATTACCGTAAATTACCTGAAAATAAAAGAAGATTTTAA
- a CDS encoding energy-converting hydrogenase B subunit P, producing MKFIVRPYHIISLGGYIVEWDFPYRNIIVVNKTSEPIKIEIPVFDESWIEEHRKLDLDIIPVREEDNFLMMYKKAHAELDEIKSKL from the coding sequence TTGAAATTTATTGTTAGACCATATCATATAATTAGTTTGGGTGGTTATATTGTTGAATGGGATTTTCCATATAGAAACATTATTGTAGTTAATAAAACATCTGAACCTATTAAGATTGAAATTCCTGTATTTGATGAAAGTTGGATAGAAGAACACAGAAAATTAGATTTGGATATTATTCCTGTAAGGGAGGAGGATAATTTTCTTATGATGTATAAGAAAGCTCACGCAGAACTTGATGAGATAAAATCCAAATTATGA
- a CDS encoding respiratory chain complex I subunit 1 family protein: MADITILYSIIGAIITLIICFIIGTFLPGIERKYVQARIQQRIGPIVTAPGIMAPIKFSFKENLRPNSPAPGLYKALPIVSFLAVLLILLFLTPQMYPAYLLASIIAIVGLLKVEEVSYVLMGSLSKSVMSLSLKFPDIVKGAAHTSGIVRSHLEDISSKRSLRMITYGSFPLYLALFVPVVSAKSLYLSDIIKYQMANGPLLFTTQGILAAIVFFIGSVIVLNESPFNIIEAEADVIQGPYMEYIAGYRSVIYLSKGLLMFTLSALFTILFLGIPLDLLSWNFIVFVVVALIFTLFIGILNAFTPIFTNKQFYPVVIASTLLGVLAIVIGILI, from the coding sequence ATGGCAGATATTACAATTTTGTATTCAATTATAGGTGCAATTATTACTTTGATAATATGTTTTATAATTGGAACATTCCTACCAGGTATTGAAAGAAAATATGTTCAAGCTAGAATTCAACAACGTATTGGACCTATTGTTACTGCGCCGGGGATAATGGCTCCTATAAAATTTTCTTTTAAGGAAAATCTAAGGCCAAATTCTCCTGCTCCAGGTTTATATAAAGCATTACCTATAGTTAGTTTTCTAGCAGTATTGTTGATTTTATTATTTTTAACTCCTCAAATGTATCCTGCATACCTACTTGCAAGTATCATTGCAATTGTTGGATTGTTGAAAGTAGAAGAAGTGTCTTATGTGTTAATGGGATCTTTATCTAAATCAGTAATGTCTCTATCTTTAAAATTTCCAGATATAGTTAAGGGTGCAGCTCACACTTCTGGTATTGTTAGATCTCATTTGGAGGATATTAGTTCCAAAAGATCTCTTAGGATGATTACTTATGGTTCCTTTCCTTTATATTTAGCATTATTCGTTCCAGTTGTTTCAGCTAAAAGTTTATATTTGTCCGATATTATTAAATATCAAATGGCAAATGGTCCTTTATTATTTACAACACAGGGTATATTGGCTGCAATTGTATTTTTTATAGGATCAGTGATAGTATTAAACGAATCTCCATTTAATATAATAGAGGCTGAAGCCGATGTTATTCAAGGACCCTATATGGAATATATTGCTGGTTATCGTTCTGTAATCTATTTATCTAAAGGATTATTAATGTTTACATTATCTGCATTATTTACAATATTGTTTTTAGGAATCCCTCTTGATCTATTATCCTGGAATTTTATTGTATTTGTTGTTGTTGCATTAATATTCACATTATTCATTGGTATTTTAAATGCTTTTACACCTATATTCACAAACAAACAATTTTATCCAGTTGTAATCGCTTCTACTTTATTAGGTGTACTTGCAATAGTTATAGGAATTTTAATTTAG
- a CDS encoding hydrogenase large subunit → MEEKIPKSQGELIETEISMGTVHPAALEPYRVRFFVQDEIIQEAEITIGVNHRGVERIMEGLPVEKANALTEKICGICSNSHTWNSVMVAEKGLNIDVPERANYIRVIMGELERLHSHLLYLAHGNEVLGHETFAMRIFYIRETVMELLNMIGGNRVQYGVSVIGGVRPRCQLDDMRIQRLNEGMDKLEKDLTKFTDRFTSDPIVNSRIEGIGILPPKQAKKLGVTGPSLRACGFEYDLRTEMEEYDDFDFNVAVLDGCDVKSNLLLRVLECFESIKIIRQAVRNLPSGPITNRNWEMYDCKALKHYLEVPRGILYDSYAIEDGRVRSSIIRTPSMTNIGAMQYAAIGNQITDGQLCIVQCDPCFTCTDRTFEIIEL, encoded by the coding sequence ATTGAAGAAAAAATACCTAAATCACAGGGAGAACTTATTGAGACTGAAATTTCAATGGGTACTGTTCATCCTGCTGCTTTAGAGCCTTACAGAGTTCGTTTTTTTGTTCAAGACGAGATTATTCAAGAGGCGGAAATAACTATAGGGGTTAACCATAGAGGTGTGGAAAGAATTATGGAAGGGCTTCCTGTAGAAAAAGCAAATGCATTAACTGAAAAAATCTGTGGTATTTGTTCTAATTCTCATACCTGGAATTCTGTCATGGTTGCTGAGAAAGGTTTAAACATCGATGTTCCTGAAAGGGCAAATTATATTAGGGTTATTATGGGTGAACTTGAGAGATTACATAGTCATTTACTTTATTTAGCACATGGTAATGAAGTTTTAGGTCATGAAACTTTTGCCATGAGAATATTTTATATCAGGGAAACTGTAATGGAATTACTTAATATGATTGGTGGTAACAGGGTTCAATATGGAGTTTCTGTAATTGGTGGAGTAAGGCCAAGATGCCAGTTAGATGATATGAGGATTCAAAGGTTAAATGAGGGAATGGACAAATTAGAAAAAGACTTGACTAAATTTACTGATAGATTCACGTCAGATCCAATTGTAAACTCAAGAATTGAAGGTATTGGTATTTTACCTCCTAAACAAGCTAAAAAATTAGGGGTTACAGGTCCTTCTTTACGTGCTTGTGGTTTTGAATATGATTTAAGAACAGAAATGGAAGAATATGATGATTTTGATTTTAATGTTGCTGTATTGGATGGTTGTGACGTTAAATCTAACCTTTTACTCAGAGTTTTAGAATGTTTTGAATCTATTAAAATCATTAGACAAGCTGTAAGAAATCTTCCAAGCGGTCCAATTACAAATCGTAATTGGGAAATGTATGATTGTAAAGCACTTAAACATTATCTTGAGGTTCCACGTGGAATTTTATATGATTCTTATGCTATTGAAGATGGAAGGGTTAGAAGCTCTATAATTAGAACTCCATCCATGACCAATATTGGTGCAATGCAATATGCGGCTATTGGAAATCAAATAACCGACGGTCAATTATGTATTGTTCAATGTGACCCTTGCTTTACATGTACCGATAGAACATTTGAAATCATTGAATTATAA